ACAGTATTTACAAAGTCCGCTGATTTGACAGGCATAGAAATACATACCACACCGCTGTCCCGTACTTCCTCGTAGTTCTTCCGGCTACTTAGAACTATCATGTCAAAATACTTCGGGATATAACTCTCCAGGTCAGTATACATCATATCCGAGAATTTGTATCCACATATTATAACTCCATCATCACAGGCGTCCGCTGCCTGGGCGGCCTGTGAACCAGTTGTACACACCTTTGTCACACTTATACCGTTGCGGATGAGCAGGTTCTTAACGCTTTTTGCCTCTTCTATTTTGGGAAACACCACTATTACATTTACCAAATCTGTGTCCTCTCAATCGTGTGCCTATATCTCTTCAAATATATAGGTAAGCAATTCCCCGAACCGCTTACCTATACCACTCATCGTTTTTTTAATTGTAAAAAATCAGACTTTATAAAGATAATTTGAAATCTCCCAGTCTGTAACCTGTCTTGTATACTCATTCCACTCATCCATCTTGGCTTTTGTATATCTCTCAAAGATATGATTGCCGACAGCCTCCTTCATGAAGTCACTCTCGCTCATGGCGAGTGTTGCCTCTCTGAGGTTTGCTGGAAGGCTGTGGATATGGCGTTCCTTCTTCTCCTCTGCTGTGAGGTTGAATATGTTTGTATCTACGCTTGCTGGGACTGGAAGCTGACGCTTAATTCCATCAAGACCAGCCTTGAGGCATACAGCCATTGCAAGGTATGGGTTTGCTGTTGGATCTGGACATCTGAGCTCAACTCTTGTACCAGCGCCTCTTGCACTTGGTATTCTGATGAGTGGGCTTCTGTTCTTTGCTGACCATGCGATGTAGATAGGAGCCTCGTAGCCAGGAACAAGTCTCTTGTATGAGTTTACAAGAGGGTTTGTGATGGCTGTCATCTCTTTCATATGCTCCATGATACCTGCGATGAACCAATATGCCTCCTGACTAAGACCAAGCTTATCGTTCTCATCTGCAAATATGTTCTTGCCATCCTTCTGAAGCGACATGTTCATATGCATACCCGAACCACATACACCGTATTTTGGCTTTGGCATAAACGTTGCGCAAAGGCCATGTCTCTTTGCAATAGTCTTGACAACGAGCTTGAATGTCTCGATGTTGTCAGCTGTCTTAAGTGCCTCTCCATACTTGAAATCTATCTCATGCTGTGCAGGAGCAACCTCATGGTGTGATGCCTCTATCTCAAATCCCATCTGCTCAAGAGTAAGTACCATGTCTCTTCTTGCATTCTCGCCGAAATCTAATGGGCCAAGATCAAAATAGCTTGCTCTCTCATATGTATTTGTGGTAGGCATACCATTCTCATCTGTCTGGAAGAGGAAGAACTCGCACTCAGGGCCAACGTTCATCTTGTATCCCATCTCCTTGGCCTCTGCCAGAGCTCTCTTAAGTACATATCTAGGATCGCCCTCGAAAGGTGTTCCATCCGGCTTATACACATCACATATAAGTCTCGCAACTTTTCCCTGCTGTGGTCTCCATGGGAATGTCTCATATGTATCATAATCAGGATACAGGTACATATCTGACTCCTCTATTCTGGCAAATCCCTCGATCGATGAACCATCAAACATGATCTTATTGTCAAGTGCCTTCTCGATCTGGCTCGCAGTTATCGCTACGTTCTTAAGGTCACCAAAAATGTCTGTAAACTGGAGTCTGATAAACTCTACGTCATCTTCTTTAACCTTCTTCAATATGTCTTCCTTTGTGTACTTTCCCATCGTTATACTCCTTTTCTACACATTCTCTGAGCAGCCGCATGCCACTGCACATATATGCAGCATCTGCGCACTGCGTAGCTAGAGTAATAATAAACTTTGACAGTCTTTTTGTCAACACGGTTGAACCGATGCTTTTTTATCATTATCTCAGATCTCTTCTGCGAAATACCGTCCATGTAGCTACTATCATTGCCACACCATAAACTGCCGCGATACCCATTGCTATTCCAGCATGTCCCCAATCAATATTCCATCCCCCCATCTCATTCACTGCCACAAATGGCAGATATGACAGGAACTTTTCCAGCTTTTCTGACTGAAATATCAACGGCATGACTGTAAGTCCAAGGTCTATCACAAAAAACAGCAGTATATTTATCGACACTGATGCAGCCTTTGATGTCAGTGAAAATGCGATGAATACGCACGTCATGAACATCATTGTCAGAACAAAGCCTTCACACACTATCGATCTCAACATATATAATGCGACATCCCCATCAAAAGCCCTTCCAAATCCTCCTGCAATAGAAGAACCAACTACATATACAAGTATATCCTCCGCAGCTAGTATCCATATAGCCACAACATATACTATGATCTTCGAAAACATTATATGTACACGACTGTGTCCCTGTGCAATGGCACACTGTATATCTCGCGACTTATAATCGCTGGTGATCAGAGATGCCGCCATGAATCCAAATAACATTCCGGACACCGTACTTCCTGAAAATGCTGTCAGAAGATAATTAAACTGTTCAAAACCATTCAATTCCATCCCGAGCAGATCTCCCACAAATCCTACAGATAACAGATATATCACATCCTGAATAAAGAACACTATGAGGCAAACCCTGAACCCCACACTCTTCCATAACTTATAGAATTCTGCTGACAATAATCTACGCATGGCTGCCACCCCCTATCATCCTTATAAAGTAATTCTCCAGGCTCTCCTCCTCCATGTGATACTCCGCCACAAATACCCTCTCGTTGTACAGTACCCACGCAAATTCATCAGGGTCTACTGGTCTGTCTATCACCATCTCCGGCCCGTTCACGAACACCTGGGTAATGTTGTATCTCTCTGCAAGAATCGACAATACTTTCTGCACATCATTTGTCTTCAGCTTTATCCTGCGGCCGCATCTCGCATCTAACTGCTGAGCAGAAATGCAGTCCTTTATACATCCGTGATCTATGATTATATAATCAGTCGCCAGCTCATGAAGCTCTGTAAGTATATGGCTTGATATGAGCATAGTAACCCCAAATCTCTTGTTGAGCTGTTTAAGAAGATTCCTAATCTCCACTATCCCCACAGGATCAAGGCCGTTGATCGGTTCGTCTAGCAGCAGCAGTTCAGGGCCAGACAGCATGGCACAACCTATTGCAAGTCTCTGTTTCATTCCCATAGAGTAATTACGAAACTTTCGAGGGCCAACACCACTAAGCCCTACATTGTTGATTGTCCTCTGCACCAGCTCGTCATTATCTATTCCCCTAAGTTTCATATTGAGCTTTATATTTTCCCTCGCATTGTAATTCGCATGTAGGCCCGCATGCTCACTTACAGTTCCTATCCTTGTCCTCGCCTGAACCAAGCCTTTTTTGTCCGAACTTCCAAACAGTTCTATCGTCCCCTCATCTGGAAACAGGAGTCCATTGATATGATTGATCATGGTTGTCTTTCCAGCACCATTTTGTCCTATAAAACCATATATTTTTCCTCGTTCAAGCGTTATATTCACCCCCGACAAAACTTTGTTTTTGCCGTATGACTTGGTGAGATTGCTCACCTTTACTACCGTATCCACCATTTTCCCTCCACCTTTCTCTATTTTCTTCTTATAACATACCTCACAAATAAGCATTAAAATCGTATAAAAAAACCACTATCCAATAATAACATTGAATAGTGGTTCTGTATACACTTATCACTGATAAGAATTAATCCTGAACGTATGGTAATACTGCAATCTGTCTAGCTCTCTTGACAGCAATTGTGATTGCTCTCTGATGCTTAGCACATGTTCCTGTGATTCTTCTAGGAAGGATCTTACCTCTCTCTGAGATATACTTTCTGAGTGCGTTTGAATCCTTGTAATCAATCACAGCCTCTTTATTAGCACAATACTCGCAGACTTTCTTTCTTCTACGGATATTTCTTCTCTTCATTGGAGCGTCAGCTCTATCAGTTTTATTGTAAGCCATTGTATTTACCTCCTGTTTTATTTGAATGGTAAATCGTCCTCTATACCTTCTGGTATGCTCATGAATCCCTCAGTGCCTGCATTGCTCGGCTCAGGTCTTCCTGCCGGCTGATATCCACCACCTGATGTCTGTCCACTGGCAGCTTTGCTCTCTGCAAACTCCTGCTCCTCAATGACAACATCTGTTGTGTATACCTTGTTACCATCCTTATTCGTGTAGCTACCAGTCTGAATTCTGCCTGTAACGGCAATCTTAGTACCCTGCTTAAGATACTTCTCTGCGAACTCTGCACTCTTGCCGAATGCAACACAGCCTATGAAATCTGCATTCTGGTCGCCATTTCTATTAAATCTTCTGTCTACAGCCAATGTATATCTTGCGATGGCCATCTGACCGTCACTTGAGTTTGACTGTGAATATCTAACTTCTGGGTCTCTTGTAAGTCTACCCATCAATATTACCTTGTTCATTATAGAATACCTCCTATTACTCGGCGTCTAATCTAACGCAAAGATATCTAAGAACGGATTCCATAATACGAATGTTAGCCTCAAGCTGAGCTGGAACATCAGCGTCTGCATCAAACTGAATGAAGTAGTAGTATGCTTCGCCCATCTTCTGAATCTCATAAGCAAGCTTCTTAAGTCCACACTCGTTAACATCTGTAATTGTTGCGTTAGCCTTCTCAATATAAGACTTAACCTTATCAACAACAGCTGTTCTGGCTTCCTCATCAATCTTTGCACTAACAACTAAAGTCAATTCATATTTGTTCATTACATTGCACCTCCTTATGGTCTCTGGCCCACAGCTGTCTGTGAGCAAGGAATATGATTAATACATCACAAGGATTGATATTATCATATTTTTCCAGGCAATTCAAGCACTTTTTTGTTGAAAATAAGTTGCAAAAACGGATAAAAAACAACTTATTGCATTTACCTGAATTCAGTTGCATGCTTTCTTATCCATAGCGGGAACAAATTCCTCTGGCATCTGTAGTTTTCTCTATGTTCTATGGCTACCGCACTGAAAAACGTTCTCCACATATCCGTGTATTCATCCTCCTCATACTCCGCCCGCTCCAGAGTCGTGAACTCCTCATCCGTAAGATGCTTCACATACATACATTCATCTGCCGGATGCACCACAGCCGTGCGTCTGCCGTCATCGACTATAACCCAGTGTTCCGACGGCATCCTGTCAGCAAAATGCCCCGCCACCAAAAGCGACACGTCGCACCGAGGCTCTATATGGCTTACATACACTTTTCTGTCCACCGATGTGAAACGCGTCATCTCACGGAACTTGTGTGACTCATTGCTGACATTTCTCACAAGCTCCATAATGCACATGACCTCCCGTTTTATAAGCATGTGCTCGATATCTTTTCCCACTTTGAACGCAAGTATCAGATACCTGTACACCGCATCCACAGCATCTTCCCGCCAAGAGCGGAGCGCATAGAACACATTCCGGTAGACCAGATCTGATATACGCCTCACCGATCTGGTAAACTTCTCTGCCTTATCCGAGTCAGCATCAACATGTACATACTCTGCAAACATATCAAGCTGTGCAACTGGTTCCCTGACTATCCTGACATCGTCATGTCCTACTTTCAATGCATACTCCCACGCCGAATATATGCAGGATGCCGCATCCTCATAACTGCCTCCACACGTAAAAATCATCATAACGCGCTTCCTCCTTGAAGTCCTATATCGAACAACGTCATCTGCCTGTACTGTTCATTCTGATGGGTGACCTGCCAGTTCTCCCTGCGGCTCATATCAGTCATCTCACCGACGATATAATCTCGCTCGATCGGAATTCTGTACATCATACGCCCACCGCATGTTATAAAGTAATGCGCTCTCTTCAGCACCACCCCCATCTTCTTCATACTGTCAAAGTCAAGGCTTCCGTATCTACGCGCCCTGACTATCCTCGCCGCTGACTTTGGTCCTATTCCGGGAATGCGAAGCAAAAGATCATACGGCGCAGTTTGTACCTCAACCGGAAACTGATCTAGATGTCTAACAGCCCAGTTGCACTTTGGATCCATGCGCTGATCCAGATTCGGTTCATCAGCCGTGACTATCTCATCAGCACGAAATCCATAATACCTGAGAAGCCAGTCAGCCTGATAGAGTCTGTGTTCTCTCAGCAACGGAACCTCTGTCCCCAGTGACGGAAGTGCTGAATCATCGTTGATTGGTATGTATGCCGAATAAAACACCCTCTTCAGGTCGTAACTCTGATAAAGTCTCTGAGCAGTATGAATAAGAGTATAATCCGAACCTCCATCAGCACCCACTATCATCTGTGTACTTTGTCCTGCCGGTGCAAATGGTCTTCTTCTGTCTGTATCTCCAAACATAGACGGAAGCACTGTACCTGTTCCGCCGACAGTTGAAATACTAATTTCGTCTGCAGATTCTCGCAATGTACTAGCTTGAAGTGATGACGCTTTGTCTGTGTCCGGAAGTTCGACTTGTCCTGCTGCCACATCAGATGCCAGAAGATCCTGCTCCAGATTCTTCTCGTTGAATATGCTCCCAGTCAGATATCTGTTTATACTGCTTCTCTCCATGCGCGCAGACTTTCCAATCGCCAACCTGTGCGACTGTATCGTGCTGGTAAGCTTGCCCATGGGGTCAAGAATGGTCTTAAAACTCTTATTTGGAGCAAGTCGTTCCAGCCCCTCCTCAGTTGGCAGTTCCATATTAACACTTACCCTGTCCGCTAAATACCCCACCATACTTATAAGTTCATCGGGAGCTCCCGGTATCGTCTTGACATGTATATAGCCGTTGAACCTGTACTTTGTCCGCAGCATATAGAGTGCCTCACACATGAGCTGCATGGTATATGTAGGGTTCTTCATAACCCCGGAACTCAGGAACAGGCCCTCTATATAATTCCTCTTGTAAAACTCCACGACTAGATCGCACAGTTCTTCCGGTGCAAATGCGGTTCGTGGTACATCATTGCTCTTTCTATTCAGACAATACTTGCAGTCGTATACACAGTGATTGGTCATAAGGACCTTCAGGAGTGATATGCACCGTCCATCTGCAGCAAAGCTGTGGCATATCCCGCAGGACACACTATTGCCAAGGGCTCCTTTCTCGCCTTTTCTGTCCACTCCGCTGGATGTACAAGCCACATCATACTTGGCCGCATCAGCCAGTATCTTTAATTTTTCATTTGTTGTAAGTCCTTTTATTATCTCGCTCATACGTTCTATTATACGAACATTAGTTCGATAATACAAGTAATTTTATACAAATTTCTGTCGGTGTCCTTCCTGTCCCAGGTTGGCATAAAAGGGGTCAGGTACCTCCGTCCCCAAAGAATCCGCAGAGACTGAAAAACCGGATATATCCAGGCATAACGCCTTGAATATATCCGGTTTGCATATTGCTTATATTGTCTAACTGTTTGTCAGTTTATATCTTAGAGCTGTGGACCTGCAGCAACTAATGCCTTACCTGCTGCATTTCCCTCATACTTAGCAAAGTTCTTCTGGAATCTTGCTGCAAGATCCTTAGCCTTTGTCTCCCACTCTGAAGCATCAGCGTATGTGTCACGTGGGTCAAGGATTGCTGGATCTACACCAGGAAGCTCTGTTGGAACCTCGAAGTCGAACATAGGGATCTTCTTTGTAGGAGCCTCATTGATAGCACCGCTAAGGATTGCATCGATGATTCCTCTTGTATCCTTGATAGAGATTCTCTTGCCTGTTC
This sequence is a window from Coprococcus eutactus. Protein-coding genes within it:
- a CDS encoding ANTAR domain-containing response regulator; the encoded protein is MVNVIVVFPKIEEAKSVKNLLIRNGISVTKVCTTGSQAAQAADACDDGVIICGYKFSDMMYTDLESYIPKYFDMIVLSSRKNYEEVRDSGVVCISMPVKSADFVNTVSLTIENLLWERKKRKSQPKERTEEEKKVIKAAKLKLMNDYEYDEQGAHRYLQKKSMDHGINIVEMAYMILNNTDSF
- the glnA gene encoding type I glutamate--ammonia ligase, with protein sequence MGKYTKEDILKKVKEDDVEFIRLQFTDIFGDLKNVAITASQIEKALDNKIMFDGSSIEGFARIEESDMYLYPDYDTYETFPWRPQQGKVARLICDVYKPDGTPFEGDPRYVLKRALAEAKEMGYKMNVGPECEFFLFQTDENGMPTTNTYERASYFDLGPLDFGENARRDMVLTLEQMGFEIEASHHEVAPAQHEIDFKYGEALKTADNIETFKLVVKTIAKRHGLCATFMPKPKYGVCGSGMHMNMSLQKDGKNIFADENDKLGLSQEAYWFIAGIMEHMKEMTAITNPLVNSYKRLVPGYEAPIYIAWSAKNRSPLIRIPSARGAGTRVELRCPDPTANPYLAMAVCLKAGLDGIKRQLPVPASVDTNIFNLTAEEKKERHIHSLPANLREATLAMSESDFMKEAVGNHIFERYTKAKMDEWNEYTRQVTDWEISNYLYKV
- a CDS encoding TIGR03915 family putative DNA repair protein yields the protein MMIFTCGGSYEDAASCIYSAWEYALKVGHDDVRIVREPVAQLDMFAEYVHVDADSDKAEKFTRSVRRISDLVYRNVFYALRSWREDAVDAVYRYLILAFKVGKDIEHMLIKREVMCIMELVRNVSNESHKFREMTRFTSVDRKVYVSHIEPRCDVSLLVAGHFADRMPSEHWVIVDDGRRTAVVHPADECMYVKHLTDEEFTTLERAEYEEDEYTDMWRTFFSAVAIEHRENYRCQRNLFPLWIRKHATEFR
- the rpsF gene encoding 30S ribosomal protein S6; translated protein: MNKYELTLVVSAKIDEEARTAVVDKVKSYIEKANATITDVNECGLKKLAYEIQKMGEAYYYFIQFDADADVPAQLEANIRIMESVLRYLCVRLDAE
- a CDS encoding ABC transporter ATP-binding protein; the protein is MVDTVVKVSNLTKSYGKNKVLSGVNITLERGKIYGFIGQNGAGKTTMINHINGLLFPDEGTIELFGSSDKKGLVQARTRIGTVSEHAGLHANYNARENIKLNMKLRGIDNDELVQRTINNVGLSGVGPRKFRNYSMGMKQRLAIGCAMLSGPELLLLDEPINGLDPVGIVEIRNLLKQLNKRFGVTMLISSHILTELHELATDYIIIDHGCIKDCISAQQLDARCGRRIKLKTNDVQKVLSILAERYNITQVFVNGPEMVIDRPVDPDEFAWVLYNERVFVAEYHMEEESLENYFIRMIGGGSHA
- the rpsR gene encoding 30S ribosomal protein S18, giving the protein MAYNKTDRADAPMKRRNIRRRKKVCEYCANKEAVIDYKDSNALRKYISERGKILPRRITGTCAKHQRAITIAVKRARQIAVLPYVQD
- a CDS encoding single-stranded DNA-binding protein; translated protein: MNKVILMGRLTRDPEVRYSQSNSSDGQMAIARYTLAVDRRFNRNGDQNADFIGCVAFGKSAEFAEKYLKQGTKIAVTGRIQTGSYTNKDGNKVYTTDVVIEEQEFAESKAASGQTSGGGYQPAGRPEPSNAGTEGFMSIPEGIEDDLPFK
- a CDS encoding ABC transporter permease produces the protein MRRLLSAEFYKLWKSVGFRVCLIVFFIQDVIYLLSVGFVGDLLGMELNGFEQFNYLLTAFSGSTVSGMLFGFMAASLITSDYKSRDIQCAIAQGHSRVHIMFSKIIVYVVAIWILAAEDILVYVVGSSIAGGFGRAFDGDVALYMLRSIVCEGFVLTMMFMTCVFIAFSLTSKAASVSINILLFFVIDLGLTVMPLIFQSEKLEKFLSYLPFVAVNEMGGWNIDWGHAGIAMGIAAVYGVAMIVATWTVFRRRDLR
- a CDS encoding putative DNA modification/repair radical SAM protein; protein product: MSEIIKGLTTNEKLKILADAAKYDVACTSSGVDRKGEKGALGNSVSCGICHSFAADGRCISLLKVLMTNHCVYDCKYCLNRKSNDVPRTAFAPEELCDLVVEFYKRNYIEGLFLSSGVMKNPTYTMQLMCEALYMLRTKYRFNGYIHVKTIPGAPDELISMVGYLADRVSVNMELPTEEGLERLAPNKSFKTILDPMGKLTSTIQSHRLAIGKSARMERSSINRYLTGSIFNEKNLEQDLLASDVAAGQVELPDTDKASSLQASTLRESADEISISTVGGTGTVLPSMFGDTDRRRPFAPAGQSTQMIVGADGGSDYTLIHTAQRLYQSYDLKRVFYSAYIPINDDSALPSLGTEVPLLREHRLYQADWLLRYYGFRADEIVTADEPNLDQRMDPKCNWAVRHLDQFPVEVQTAPYDLLLRIPGIGPKSAARIVRARRYGSLDFDSMKKMGVVLKRAHYFITCGGRMMYRIPIERDYIVGEMTDMSRRENWQVTHQNEQYRQMTLFDIGLQGGSAL